GAGCAACAAAAAGATGTAGCGGCTCAATTGGAGCATTTGCAAGAAGATAAAGCATCTGCTGGTGAATCACTGGCGGTGGTGGTTGAGCAGCTAGATAAAAAAAATGAAGCTTATTCTCAGATTTCTGATAGGAATAAGCAGCTAGAGTCAGACAAAGAGGATTTAGAATCCTTAATCAATCAATACTCTTCAGAGTTAGATGATATCAGCTGTTTAATTGAAGAAAGAAATGAGGAAATAGATCAATTAGATCAAAGTAAATCAGATCTTGAAAGCACTCTAAAAGATTTACATGGCCAACAAACCAGCTTTGAGCAAAGACTTGAAGAGAACAGATCCTCCCTGAGCCTAATTGAAGCTGAAGTAAGTTCTCTAGAGGAACAGAGAGTTGGATTGCTAGCTAATTGTGAAACCCTTAATGAAGAGATTAAGAGTATTGAACAAAATAAAACTGAGATAAATGCTTCTATTTCTAATGCAGAACTACAGTTAAGTCAGAATAATGCAGAAGAGAAGAGTTTACAAGAGCGTATTATAGCTCTTAGTTCTCAAGCTGAAGCCAAAGAGACTGAAGTAAGCAAATTAAATATAGAAATCAGTAAACTAAATAAAAATAAGGAAATCATAGAAGACAAGAAAAACTCCTTCTCTTCCTTAGATTTTATTTACCTAAGTAATACGGGGCTTGATAACAGACAACAAAAAATAAAGGAAATATGTGAAGATAAGGATATAGATATTTGTACTCATTTTACAAGAATCAAAAACTTACCAAGTATACTCACTCATGGCTTACTCCCTAGAAAACATCTCAAAAAACTAAATATTAATTATGAATCTGTCAATCCTGAAAGAGTAGATAGCTATAATGATTCAGTTTCCCTAAATATAAGCTTTCCTCATTATGATCTAGTCTTTGATTACACTGAAAGAACTCAGAAGAATTGGGTCTGCATAAGTTATGCCAAAAATATTCTTTGGGAGTTGGACTGTGCATTCTATTTTACTGAATCCACTAGCAAAAAAATATTATCAACCTCTTTAGAGGAAAGAAAAAGCGTAAAATCATTTGAAGAGCTTTTTATAGGA
The genomic region above belongs to Acaryochloris sp. CCMEE 5410 and contains:
- a CDS encoding DarT ssDNA thymidine ADP-ribosyltransferase family protein, yielding MKSKWIALSGLSFSIGFCLSIPINKNIEKSLLMGVGASASTMASVSILSKLNKIDEHIYRSRLDLTEQQKDVAAQLEHLQEDKASAGESLAVVVEQLDKKNEAYSQISDRNKQLESDKEDLESLINQYSSELDDISCLIEERNEEIDQLDQSKSDLESTLKDLHGQQTSFEQRLEENRSSLSLIEAEVSSLEEQRVGLLANCETLNEEIKSIEQNKTEINASISNAELQLSQNNAEEKSLQERIIALSSQAEAKETEVSKLNIEISKLNKNKEIIEDKKNSFSSLDFIYLSNTGLDNRQQKIKEICEDKDIDICTHFTRIKNLPSILTHGLLPRKHLKKLNINYESVNPERVDSYNDSVSLNISFPHYDLVFDYTERTQKNWVCISYAKNILWELDCAFYFTESTSKKILSTSLEERKSVKSFEELFIGNDHLPKEYPTDSKAEVLVFGVIPPSYLKTVTFYDDEVRDNWMRDNPIFSFNDRLFSRRDKIRSGCESAKEVNIHH